In a genomic window of Lepisosteus oculatus isolate fLepOcu1 chromosome 5, fLepOcu1.hap2, whole genome shotgun sequence:
- the LOC107076873 gene encoding LOW QUALITY PROTEIN: uncharacterized protein (The sequence of the model RefSeq protein was modified relative to this genomic sequence to represent the inferred CDS: substituted 2 bases at 2 genomic stop codons), protein MTKNHCRYLAKTMRRCAAGTSGTFPINLGVHQGSALSPLLFILCTDTVTKDIQTRHPWMLLYANDVIIASETKHGLEQQVQEWKTRLERFGMKLNIKRTEYLECSDQTDGTIAAGGVQLNTVTQLKYLGSCVNSDCTTLDAKMQVRAAWMKWRQATGVLCDKKIPLRLKSKVYRSVVRPVALFGTECWPTTKKHERALHTMEMKMLRWTLGLTRLYHVMNEEVQKSLKVPPITXKMRESRLXWYGHVLRSNETSMAKTALELNVEGRRPRGRPFTRWLDRLKDDRRLAKVTCREAADCTKWKNRCKQADPT, encoded by the coding sequence ATGACTAAGAACCATTGTCGATATCTCGCCAAAACAATGCGGCGTTGCGCAGCTGGAACCTCAGGCACCTTCCCGATCAATCTTGGCGTCCACCAAGGCTCAGCCTTGTCTCCTCTGCTCTTCATACTTTGCACGGATACAGTGACCAAAGATATCCAAACGAGGCATCCATGGATGCTATTGTATGCCAACGATGTTATAATAGCAAGTGAAACGAAACACGGCCTCGAACAGCAAGTACAGGAGTGGAAGACGCGCCTTGAACGATTCGGGATGAAATTGAACATCAAGAGGACGGAGTACCTGGAATGCAGTGATCAAACTGATGGCACAATTGCAGCTGGTGGGGTCCAACTGAACACAGTGACCCAGTTAAAGTACCTAGGCTCATGTGTCAACTCCGACTGCACTACCCTAGACGCCAAGATGCAAGTCAGAGCCGCTTGGATGAAATGGCGGCAGGCCACTGGAGTACTGTGCGACAAGAAGATCCCTTTACGCCTAAAATCCAAAGTCTACCGCTCCGTGGTCAGACCCGTGGCCCTATTCGGAACTGAATGCTGGCCAACGACAAAGAAACATGAAAGGGCACTCCATACGATGGAAATGAAGATGCTGCGATGGACCCTCGGCTTGACAAGACTATACCATGTCATGAATGAAGAGGTGCAGAAATCACTCAAAGTCCCCCCAATCACTTAGAAAATGAGGGAATCGCGCCTGTGATGGTATGGACACGTGCTCCGCAGCAATGAAACATCAATGGCAAAGACCGCCCTCGAATTGAATGTGGAAGGCCGCCGGCCCCGTGGACGACCATTTACCCGCTGGCTGGATCGGCTGAAAGACGACAGGCGCCTCGCAAAAGTCACCTGCCGAGAAGCCGCAGACTGTACGAAGTGGAAAAATCGGTGCAAACAAGCAGACCCCACATAA